A stretch of Fusarium poae strain DAOMC 252244 chromosome 2, whole genome shotgun sequence DNA encodes these proteins:
- a CDS encoding hypothetical protein (TransMembrane:1 (o159-182i)), translating to MSEARSHWGLSCTNGGQFYICEDDDTQFVGCCVNDPCGKNNGTCPDGDLRATTFDSDSYSDLPSQDCDNSQGVDNWYTCAFTNPPFLGCCSQNACTSGCPRDRLVPAKLSESENNRLDFLHPRSEKTTSSASETASATASSTSTANANDDEGLSTGATAGIAVGASVGGLFVLALLAWLFWLRPRQKKKNEKALQAASTAPARGPAENDHPQSPMSGPIHQGTFATHSPMSGYQQSFNSTPTVMNPHHSGISSNDQFQKYSPQFSQSERPQSYAQFSDHGSYANSPGLPPYQQPYQQPHMVPVQEMDGTTTVRQEMSAGPEHHMQRNPSIGPEILNVQQPQQESK from the exons ATGTCTGAAGCTCGCAGCCATTGGGGTCTCTCTTGCACCAACGGAGGACAGTTTTACATCtgcgaggatgatgataccCAATTTGTAGGCTGCTGTGTTAACGACCCTTGCGGGAAGAACAATGGCACCTGTCCAGATGGCGATTTGCGCGCCACGACTTTCGACTCTGACAGCTACTCCGATCTTCCATCACAAGACTGTGACAATTCACAGGGCGTCGACAACTGGTACACATGTGCCTTTACCAATCCGCCTTTCCTTGGATGCTGCAGTCAGAACGCTTGCACATCGGGTTGCCCAAGGGACAGACTAGTCCCAGCTAAATTGTCAGAGTCTGAGAATAACAGGCTGGATTTCCTCCATCCCAGGAGTGAAAAGACTACGAGCAGTGCTTCCGAGACGGCCTCTGCGACGGCTTCGAGTACATCTACTGCTAATGCGAACGATGATGAAGGCTTGAGCACAGGGGCTACTGCTGGTATCGCCGTGGGCGCTTCCGTCGGCGGGTTATTTGTACTGGCTCTTCTGGCTTGGCTGTTCTGGTTGAGACCCcgacagaagaagaagaacgaaAAGGCGCTTCAAGCAGCTTCAACTGCACCAGCACGTGGTCCAGCAGAAAACGATCATCCACAATCACCCATGAGCGGTCCCATCCACCAAGGTACATTCGCTACTCATTCTCCGATGAGTGGCTACCAAC AATCATTCAACTCAACACCCACCGTCATGAACCCACATCATAGCGGCATCTCATCGAACGATCAGTTCCAAAAGTACTCGCCTCAATTCTCCCAGTCGGAAAGACCCCAGTCCTACGCGCAATTTTCAGACCACGGGAGCTATGCAAACAGCCCTGGCCTTCCGCCATACCAGCAACCGTACCAACAACCACACATGGTGCCTGTTCAGGAAATGGACGGTACTACAACGGTTCGCCAAGAGATGAGCGCTGGTCCGGAGCATCACATGCAGCGCAATCCAAGTATTGGTCCCGAGATATTGAACGTACAGCAGCCACAGCAGGAATCGAAATGA